A single Thermoanaerobacterium sp. RBIITD DNA region contains:
- a CDS encoding endonuclease, which produces MKEAKYLSLIPNIRPTNYQLNIIVGSILGDGNLSYAPRSRNAYYREHFCQQQYEYRLWKCTQLKDLGFKINKNNTLQSISHPIFSNLYEKFYIDNRKTITYNNIKFLNDAVGLACFYMDDCSLVISKNKKPNITVNPIITLYTLNFYEKENIILQEHIYKTFNVKFNLKEHPDGKKYILTIGKREEVFNFTDIVKPYACQISCMDYKWNIDKRIIEECKKDNRINLSNFYNRKFLSYTNDDISKIIDLKNNGYSDREIANKLNRSYWGIVWKIRDLKKKDKI; this is translated from the coding sequence GTGAAAGAAGCAAAATACCTTTCACTTATTCCGAATATACGACCAACTAATTATCAATTAAATATAATTGTCGGTAGTATTTTGGGTGATGGAAATTTATCATACGCGCCGAGAAGTAGGAATGCTTATTATAGAGAGCATTTTTGCCAACAGCAATATGAATATAGACTGTGGAAATGTACACAGTTAAAAGATTTAGGCTTTAAGATAAATAAAAATAATACTCTGCAATCAATATCTCATCCAATATTCTCAAATTTATATGAAAAATTTTATATTGATAATCGAAAAACCATTACTTATAATAATATTAAATTTCTTAATGATGCAGTAGGTCTTGCATGTTTTTATATGGATGATTGTAGCCTAGTAATTTCAAAAAATAAAAAGCCTAATATAACTGTTAATCCTATTATAACATTATATACCTTAAACTTCTATGAAAAAGAAAATATTATTTTACAAGAACATATTTATAAAACTTTTAATGTTAAATTCAATTTAAAAGAGCATCCAGATGGTAAAAAATATATTTTAACAATTGGAAAAAGAGAAGAGGTCTTTAATTTTACAGATATTGTAAAACCATATGCTTGTCAAATATCCTGTATGGATTATAAATGGAATATTGATAAAAGAATTATTGAAGAATGTAAAAAGGATAATAGAATAAATTTAAGTAATTTTTACAATAGAAAATTCTTATCATATACAAATGATGATATAAGTAAAATTATTGATTTGAAAAATAATGGTTACTCCGATAGAGAAATTGCTAATAAGTTAAATAGATCATATTGGGGTATCGTATGGAAAATAAGAGATCTAAAAAAGAAAGATAAGATTTAA